Proteins from one Ketobacter alkanivorans genomic window:
- a CDS encoding SDR family oxidoreductase encodes MNSLQGKRILVTHSDAFMGPAICTNLESKGATVIASQETLIAPHEPAALIAASGQIDIVVINLSITAPTSAATDISDEEWRHTFSLLVDPLPRICKAILPQMIERKRGKIILIGSAAALRGMKRTATYSAARGAQLAYVQALGVEVAKHNIQVNAVAQNFVDNPTYFPAAVQADERFKARLQREVPLGRLVSAEEDAEFVSYLCSAAADCFVGQVFPLCGGWVGR; translated from the coding sequence ATGAATTCACTTCAAGGCAAACGCATCCTAGTAACACATTCAGATGCTTTTATGGGCCCGGCCATCTGCACCAACCTCGAATCAAAGGGTGCGACGGTTATTGCGAGCCAGGAAACACTCATAGCCCCCCATGAACCAGCTGCTCTTATTGCAGCCAGCGGCCAAATAGATATCGTGGTAATAAATCTTTCAATAACCGCGCCCACCAGCGCTGCCACCGATATAAGTGATGAGGAATGGCGTCATACATTTTCCCTGTTGGTCGATCCGCTACCACGAATATGCAAAGCCATTCTGCCACAAATGATTGAACGCAAACGGGGAAAGATCATCCTAATTGGCAGCGCTGCGGCCTTGCGTGGCATGAAACGCACTGCCACCTACAGCGCAGCAAGAGGTGCGCAACTGGCCTATGTTCAGGCATTAGGCGTTGAGGTTGCAAAGCACAACATACAAGTAAATGCCGTAGCTCAGAATTTCGTAGACAACCCGACCTATTTTCCGGCGGCGGTGCAAGCCGATGAGCGCTTCAAGGCACGCCTGCAACGGGAAGTGCCCCTCGGGCGGCTCGTTAGCGCCGAGGAGGATGCAGAATTTGTCAGCTATCTGTGTAGCGCCGCAGCAGACTGCTTTGTCGGGCAGGTGTTTCCACTTTGCGGCGGCTGGGTGGGGCGCTAA
- the urtB gene encoding urea ABC transporter permease subunit UrtB: MRKQYWGVLLVLLSLICVTPVWAAEDGTGFESLIGELTESSFKKKAKAIEAIAALDDERVLPVMESLLAGDLYYKKSDKRIVFTAEAESGYTITDVISGEVLGDVGKREVKKVATTNALRKQLRTQIAGYKLLSKKVDIRMAAADDLIKTPSPEFLGALQTAIEKERDAAVKQALKVARGVILLQSDNEVDRIQAVKDMDGFANKHTMAMLTQLVQPSEDGSYAEPSALVREEATEVLKGLKAMETWYKFVEDLFFGFSLGSVLLLAAVGLAITFGVMGVINMAHGEMIMLGAYTTYVVQLLMPNYIEASLIVAVPAAFMVSGLMGIVIERTVIRHLYGRPLETLLATFGISLILQQLVRSVFSPLNRSVITPEWMSGSLHLNGFLSLTYNRLYIIVFALVVLFGLMLLLKKSFFGLQMRAVTQNRSMASSMGIRTGWVDAMTFGLGSGIAGIAGVALSQLTNVGPNLGQSYIIDSFLVVVFGGVGNLWGTFVAAISLGVANKFVEPVAGAVLAKILILVFIILFIQRRPRGLFALKGRFVEG; encoded by the coding sequence ATGAGAAAACAATACTGGGGAGTGTTGCTGGTGCTGCTGAGTCTGATCTGCGTGACGCCTGTTTGGGCAGCAGAGGACGGCACTGGTTTCGAATCGCTTATTGGCGAGTTAACTGAATCAAGCTTTAAGAAAAAGGCCAAAGCTATTGAGGCAATCGCTGCGCTGGACGACGAGCGTGTGTTGCCGGTTATGGAGTCGCTGCTGGCAGGCGATCTTTACTACAAAAAATCTGATAAACGTATTGTGTTTACTGCGGAAGCTGAGTCCGGTTACACCATTACCGATGTGATCAGTGGTGAGGTGCTGGGCGATGTGGGCAAGCGAGAAGTAAAAAAGGTTGCCACCACTAATGCCTTGCGTAAACAGTTGCGCACGCAGATTGCGGGTTACAAATTGCTGAGCAAGAAAGTTGATATCCGCATGGCTGCTGCAGATGATCTGATCAAGACACCCAGCCCCGAGTTTCTGGGCGCGTTGCAGACTGCAATCGAGAAAGAGCGAGATGCGGCAGTCAAGCAGGCTTTAAAAGTGGCTCGTGGGGTTATTCTTTTGCAAAGCGATAATGAGGTGGATCGCATCCAGGCAGTTAAGGATATGGATGGATTTGCTAATAAACACACCATGGCCATGCTTACCCAGTTGGTGCAGCCCAGCGAAGATGGCAGTTATGCTGAGCCCAGTGCTCTGGTGCGTGAAGAAGCTACCGAAGTTTTGAAAGGGCTGAAGGCCATGGAGACATGGTATAAGTTTGTTGAAGACCTGTTCTTTGGTTTCAGCTTGGGCTCGGTTTTATTGTTGGCCGCAGTAGGGCTTGCCATCACTTTTGGTGTGATGGGGGTGATCAATATGGCCCACGGCGAAATGATTATGTTGGGCGCATACACCACATACGTGGTGCAGTTATTGATGCCAAATTATATTGAGGCATCGTTAATCGTGGCAGTTCCAGCCGCATTTATGGTGTCGGGTTTGATGGGGATTGTGATTGAACGTACGGTGATTCGGCATTTGTACGGCCGCCCCTTGGAAACCTTGCTGGCGACCTTTGGTATCAGCCTGATTCTACAGCAGTTGGTGCGTTCGGTCTTTTCGCCACTCAATCGTTCTGTGATTACGCCGGAATGGATGAGTGGATCCCTGCACTTAAATGGGTTCCTTTCCCTCACTTATAACCGTTTATATATCATCGTTTTTGCGTTGGTAGTGCTGTTTGGATTGATGTTGTTGCTGAAGAAGAGTTTCTTCGGGCTGCAGATGCGGGCAGTTACGCAGAACCGTTCCATGGCCAGCTCCATGGGCATTCGCACAGGTTGGGTGGATGCCATGACCTTCGGTTTAGGTTCCGGTATTGCCGGTATCGCGGGGGTGGCGTTAAGTCAGCTTACCAATGTCGGCCCTAACCTGGGGCAGTCCTACATCATTGATTCGTTCCTGGTGGTGGTGTTTGGTGGTGTGGGTAATCTGTGGGGCACCTTTGTGGCAGCCATCAGTTTGGGTGTTGCCAACAAATTTGTAGAACCGGTGGCAGGGGCGGTGTTGGCCAAGATCCTGATTCTGGTGTTCATCATTCTGTTTATTCAGCGTCGGCCCAGGGGTTTGTTTGCCCTGAAAGGCCGGTTTGTGGAGGGTTAA
- the urtA gene encoding urea ABC transporter substrate-binding protein, whose product MTGAAVAASMSLVSSMALAADTIKVGVLHSLSGTMAISETTLKDTVLMLVEDQNKKGGLLGKKLEAVVVDPASNWPLFAEKAKELLEKEKVDVIFGCWTSVSRKSVLPVIEEMNGMMFYPVQYEGEESSKNVFYTGAAPNQQAIPAVDYLMNEVGVKRWVLAGTDYVYPRTTNKILEAYLKSKGVAEKDIMINYTPFGHSDWQTIVSDVKKFGSAGKKTAVVSTINGDANVPFYKELANQGVSAEDIPVVAFSVGEEELSGFDTKPLVGHLAAWNYFMSADADVNAEFMKKWHAFIKDEKRVTNDPMEATYIGFNMWAKAVEKAGTTEVDKVRPAMYGIKVPNLTGGTAEMLPNHHLTKPVLIGEIQADGQFETVWQTESEVPGDAWTDFLPESAKIEADWKDPKIMCGNYNTETKKCSGQNY is encoded by the coding sequence ATGACTGGAGCGGCGGTTGCTGCATCTATGTCTTTAGTGTCGAGCATGGCATTGGCTGCGGACACTATAAAAGTTGGGGTTTTGCACTCACTGTCCGGCACTATGGCGATCAGTGAAACCACGCTCAAAGATACTGTGTTGATGCTGGTAGAAGATCAAAACAAGAAAGGCGGATTGCTGGGCAAGAAGCTGGAAGCGGTAGTGGTTGATCCTGCATCCAACTGGCCACTGTTTGCAGAAAAAGCCAAGGAGTTACTGGAGAAAGAAAAGGTAGACGTTATCTTCGGTTGCTGGACTTCGGTTTCCCGTAAATCCGTATTGCCTGTTATTGAAGAAATGAACGGCATGATGTTCTATCCGGTTCAGTACGAAGGTGAAGAATCCTCTAAAAACGTTTTCTACACGGGTGCTGCTCCCAACCAACAAGCCATTCCTGCGGTTGATTACCTGATGAACGAAGTAGGTGTTAAACGCTGGGTTCTGGCGGGCACGGATTACGTTTATCCCCGTACTACCAACAAGATCCTGGAGGCTTACCTCAAGTCGAAAGGCGTTGCCGAAAAAGATATCATGATCAACTACACGCCTTTTGGTCACTCCGATTGGCAGACTATTGTCTCTGATGTGAAGAAGTTTGGTTCTGCTGGTAAGAAAACAGCAGTGGTTTCCACCATCAACGGTGACGCCAATGTGCCTTTCTACAAAGAGCTGGCTAACCAGGGCGTTTCTGCGGAAGACATTCCTGTTGTAGCGTTCTCTGTGGGTGAAGAAGAGCTGTCTGGCTTTGACACCAAGCCTTTAGTCGGTCACCTGGCTGCGTGGAACTATTTCATGAGCGCCGATGCGGATGTAAACGCTGAGTTCATGAAAAAATGGCACGCCTTTATCAAAGATGAGAAGCGCGTAACCAACGATCCGATGGAAGCAACTTACATTGGTTTCAATATGTGGGCCAAAGCCGTTGAGAAAGCCGGTACCACTGAAGTGGATAAAGTGCGCCCCGCTATGTATGGCATCAAAGTACCTAACCTGACTGGCGGTACAGCAGAAATGCTGCCTAACCATCACCTGACCAAGCCAGTGCTGATTGGCGAAATCCAGGCAGACGGCCAATTCGAAACGGTATGGCAAACTGAAAGCGAAGTGCCTGGGGATGCCTGGACCGACTTTCTGCCAGAAAGCGCCAAGATCGAAGCGGATTGGAAAGATCCAAAAATCATGTGCGGTAACTACAACACCGAAACCAAGAAGTGTTCAGGTCAGAACTACTAA
- a CDS encoding phospholipase D-like domain-containing protein, which produces MHTDTLSLEQDLLLYLQDDQLSKTESRELKAALMGLPNEDINFLRNRLFELARDRLSAGSPDAMSIIGWLDRCTKAIDGVFCNRQSRHEAHFTPGDACLDHIIAGLNNARSRIEICVFTISDNRLSDAIANAFKRGIAVRIISDNHKQHDAGSDLEWLIEQGIPTRFDRTPDHMHHKFCVVDGLTLINGSFNWTRSATERNQENIVISQDSALVLQFQQQFDALWEAYS; this is translated from the coding sequence ATGCACACCGATACTCTATCACTGGAGCAGGATCTGCTGCTCTATCTACAGGATGACCAACTCAGCAAAACGGAATCCAGAGAACTGAAAGCCGCTCTCATGGGCCTTCCCAATGAGGATATCAACTTCCTGCGTAACCGGCTGTTCGAGCTGGCACGGGATCGACTCAGCGCAGGGTCGCCAGATGCCATGAGCATCATTGGCTGGCTGGATCGCTGTACCAAGGCCATTGATGGTGTTTTCTGCAATCGTCAGAGTCGCCATGAAGCCCATTTTACCCCAGGGGATGCCTGCCTTGATCATATCATCGCCGGCCTCAACAATGCCCGTAGCCGTATCGAGATCTGCGTCTTCACCATCTCCGACAACCGGCTGTCTGACGCTATCGCCAATGCCTTCAAACGCGGCATCGCCGTGCGCATTATCAGTGATAACCATAAACAGCATGACGCAGGCAGTGATCTGGAATGGCTAATTGAGCAAGGCATACCCACCCGTTTCGACCGCACCCCCGATCATATGCACCACAAATTTTGTGTGGTCGATGGACTGACACTGATCAACGGCAGCTTTAACTGGACTCGAAGCGCTACCGAACGGAACCAAGAGAACATCGTGATCAGTCAGGATTCCGCCTTGGTTTTGCAGTTTCAGCAACAGTTTGATGCCCTCTGGGAGGCCTATTCATGA
- the ureG gene encoding urease accessory protein UreG translates to MTKQTLRVGIGGPVGSGKTALTLRLCETMRSDFNIAVVTNDIYTREDAEFLTRNEALSPDRIIGVETGGCPHTAIREDASMNLAAVADLNERHPDLDMVIIESGGDNLAATFSPELSDLTIYVIDVSAGDKIPRKGGPGITKSDLLVINKIDLAPLVGASLEVMDRDARKMRGDKPFVFANMKEKTGLQAIIQFICEHGMLK, encoded by the coding sequence ATGACAAAACAAACCCTTCGTGTGGGCATTGGCGGGCCGGTGGGCTCAGGTAAAACCGCGCTGACCTTGAGATTATGTGAAACCATGCGCAGTGATTTCAATATCGCTGTCGTAACCAACGACATTTATACCCGTGAAGATGCAGAGTTTCTAACTCGCAATGAGGCGCTGTCGCCAGATCGTATTATTGGGGTAGAGACCGGGGGCTGCCCACATACCGCCATTCGTGAAGATGCTTCCATGAACCTGGCGGCGGTAGCTGATCTTAATGAGCGGCACCCTGATCTGGATATGGTGATCATAGAAAGTGGGGGCGATAACCTGGCGGCAACCTTCAGTCCTGAGCTGTCGGATCTCACTATTTACGTGATCGATGTGTCTGCAGGAGACAAAATCCCCCGTAAAGGTGGGCCGGGCATCACCAAGTCTGACCTTTTGGTGATTAATAAAATTGATTTGGCTCCGTTGGTGGGTGCATCTCTGGAGGTAATGGATCGGGATGCTCGAAAAATGCGTGGGGACAAGCCCTTTGTGTTTGCAAATATGAAAGAGAAGACAGGATTGCAGGCGATAATCCAGTTTATTTGTGAGCATGGCATGCTGAAATAA